One genomic window of Streptomonospora nanhaiensis includes the following:
- the tsaD gene encoding tRNA (adenosine(37)-N6)-threonylcarbamoyltransferase complex transferase subunit TsaD: MSSMDQPLILGIETSCDETGVGLVRGCELLGDEVASSVDQHARFGGVVPEVASRAHLEAMTPTVRRALDSAGVKLADVDAIAVTAGPGLAGALLVGVSAAKAYAMALGKPLYGVNHLVGHVAVDQLEHGPLPKPAIALLVSGGHTSLLLVRDLATDVQSLGDTVDDAAGEAYDKVARLLNLPYPGGPPIDRAAREGDARAIRFPRGKWGDGTYDFSFSGLKTAVARWVEDSVRDGRELPVNDIAAGFQESVVDVLTRKAVDACLEHGVEHLVISGGVAANSRLRALAEQRCAEAGVHLRVPRPRLCTDNGAMIAALGAEIVAAGLPPSSLTLATDTSLPVDRPLAA, translated from the coding sequence ATGAGTTCGATGGACCAGCCCCTGATCCTGGGCATCGAGACCTCCTGCGACGAGACCGGAGTGGGCCTCGTCCGGGGCTGCGAACTGCTCGGCGACGAGGTCGCCTCCAGCGTCGACCAGCACGCCCGCTTCGGCGGGGTGGTGCCCGAGGTCGCCAGCCGGGCGCACCTGGAGGCCATGACGCCCACCGTGCGCCGCGCCCTGGACTCCGCCGGGGTGAAGCTGGCCGACGTGGACGCGATCGCGGTCACGGCCGGCCCCGGCCTGGCGGGCGCGCTGCTGGTGGGGGTGTCGGCGGCCAAGGCCTATGCCATGGCGCTGGGCAAGCCGCTGTACGGGGTGAACCACCTGGTGGGGCACGTCGCGGTGGACCAGCTGGAGCACGGGCCGCTGCCCAAGCCCGCCATCGCGCTGCTGGTGTCGGGCGGCCACACCTCGCTGCTGCTGGTGCGCGACCTGGCCACCGACGTGCAGTCGCTGGGCGACACCGTGGACGACGCGGCGGGCGAGGCCTACGACAAGGTGGCGCGGCTGCTCAACCTGCCCTACCCGGGCGGCCCGCCCATCGACCGCGCCGCCCGCGAGGGCGACGCGCGGGCGATCCGCTTCCCGCGCGGCAAGTGGGGGGACGGCACCTACGACTTCTCGTTCTCCGGGCTGAAGACCGCGGTGGCGCGGTGGGTCGAGGACAGCGTCCGCGACGGCCGCGAACTGCCCGTCAACGACATCGCGGCGGGCTTCCAGGAGTCGGTGGTGGACGTGCTGACCCGCAAGGCCGTGGACGCCTGCCTGGAGCACGGCGTCGAGCACCTGGTGATCAGCGGGGGCGTGGCGGCCAACTCCCGGCTGCGCGCCCTGGCCGAGCAGCGCTGCGCCGAGGCCGGCGTCCACCTGCGCGTGCCGCGACCGCGCCTGTGCACGGACAACGGCGCGATGATCGCCGCCCTGGGCGCCGAGATCGTCGCCGCCGGCCTCCCGCCGTCGAGCCTCACCCTCGCCACCGACACCTCACTGCCGGTGGACCGCCCGCTGGCCGCCTAG